In Companilactobacillus allii, one genomic interval encodes:
- the priA gene encoding primosomal protein N': MSVAEVVVDVPTMQTNRPFEYAIPNSLEDVVVPGMRVEVFFGRGKRKVQGFVMKINETSSFSGKLKPINRVIDLRPVLTPEMLKLSSWLADETYSFEISCLQTMLPSVMRAKYKQFIEPVEEFVDDQEVISLLDGNPSLEITPQMSDEKLQLINHLRRQNKIKIEYVVENQARQLKRQAITTELNTIQLHEQKNNLRSNAKAQFKLINFLIDNLDKLPIEMGEVEGISRATIKTAEKNGLLKIVEVTKRRKPIEITPEQTTKLNLTEEQKSAVDQINDSIDNSKSDTFLIEGVTGSGKTEVYLQSIERALKQGHSALMLVPEISLTPQMVNRVTGRFGDKVAVLHSGLSNGERYDEWTRIENGEAQVVVGARSAVFAPLKDIGLIIIDEEHEASYKQDDNPRYHARNVALWRAKQHKCPVVLGSATPSLESRARAQKGVYHLIYMKKRVNEHPLPHVQIIDMRDAENSAVKGDISPLLQDNLYRAIKRGEQAIVLLNRRGYSSFMMCRECGFTLKCPNCDVSLTYHKDLAKMKCHYCGHDEPVPSICPNCKSKKIGFYGTGTQNIEHQLNEILPQARVLRMDVDTTHKKGSHAKIIKAFGDHKADILLGTQMIAKGLDFPNVTLVGVINADTTLSIADYRASERTFQLLTQVSGRAGRADKEGHVIIQTFNPDHYAIKDASKQDYENFYKQEMYLRHQSNYTPYYFTTLISVAHKDEGQALKQGYWLKRQLQEALSDHAILLGPTPTMISRKQNKYYYQVIVKYKHEPKLHQKLLDILNDTQADTKKGFTIAIDNEPQHID, from the coding sequence ATGTCAGTTGCTGAAGTTGTGGTAGATGTACCAACAATGCAAACAAATCGACCGTTTGAATATGCAATTCCTAATAGCTTAGAAGATGTTGTTGTACCAGGTATGCGTGTAGAGGTCTTTTTTGGACGAGGTAAGAGAAAAGTTCAAGGATTTGTAATGAAAATTAATGAAACAAGTAGTTTTTCCGGTAAATTAAAACCAATTAATCGTGTAATTGATTTGCGTCCGGTTTTAACACCAGAAATGTTGAAGTTATCTTCTTGGTTGGCAGATGAGACATATTCATTTGAGATTTCTTGTTTACAAACTATGCTTCCTAGCGTGATGAGAGCTAAATATAAGCAATTTATCGAACCAGTTGAAGAATTTGTTGATGATCAAGAAGTTATATCGTTACTTGATGGGAATCCATCTTTGGAAATAACTCCACAAATGTCAGATGAAAAATTACAATTGATAAATCATCTTAGACGTCAAAATAAAATTAAGATTGAGTACGTAGTTGAGAATCAAGCTAGGCAGTTGAAACGTCAGGCTATTACAACTGAACTTAATACGATTCAATTACATGAACAAAAGAATAATCTTCGTAGTAATGCAAAAGCACAATTTAAACTTATTAACTTCTTAATTGATAACTTGGACAAGTTACCTATTGAAATGGGAGAAGTTGAAGGTATTTCTAGAGCTACAATCAAAACGGCTGAGAAAAATGGTCTTTTAAAGATTGTAGAGGTCACGAAGCGAAGAAAACCAATTGAAATCACGCCTGAACAAACGACCAAACTAAATTTAACTGAAGAACAAAAAAGTGCTGTTGATCAGATAAATGATTCAATTGATAATTCAAAATCAGATACATTTTTAATCGAGGGTGTAACTGGTAGTGGTAAAACCGAAGTTTATTTACAGTCAATTGAACGTGCTCTCAAGCAAGGGCACTCGGCATTGATGTTAGTTCCAGAAATATCATTAACTCCACAAATGGTTAATAGAGTTACAGGGAGATTTGGAGATAAGGTTGCGGTATTACATAGCGGATTATCAAATGGAGAGCGTTATGATGAATGGACCAGAATTGAAAATGGCGAGGCACAAGTAGTAGTCGGCGCCAGAAGTGCAGTGTTTGCTCCACTAAAGGATATTGGCTTGATTATCATAGATGAGGAACATGAAGCTAGTTATAAACAAGATGATAATCCACGCTATCATGCTAGAAACGTTGCTTTATGGAGAGCCAAACAACATAAATGCCCTGTAGTACTAGGTAGTGCTACGCCTAGTCTTGAGTCACGTGCGCGTGCACAAAAAGGTGTGTATCATCTTATTTATATGAAAAAAAGAGTTAACGAACATCCACTGCCACATGTACAGATCATTGATATGCGGGATGCAGAAAATTCTGCAGTAAAGGGTGATATATCACCTCTATTACAAGACAATTTGTATCGTGCAATTAAGCGTGGGGAACAGGCAATTGTTCTGCTCAATCGTAGAGGATACTCGTCTTTTATGATGTGTCGTGAATGTGGATTCACGTTGAAGTGTCCAAATTGTGATGTTTCGTTGACTTATCATAAAGATTTGGCGAAGATGAAATGTCATTATTGCGGACATGACGAACCAGTTCCTAGTATCTGTCCAAATTGTAAAAGTAAAAAAATTGGCTTTTATGGAACTGGTACACAAAATATTGAGCATCAATTAAATGAAATTTTGCCTCAAGCTAGAGTTTTAAGAATGGATGTAGATACAACACATAAAAAAGGAAGTCATGCTAAAATTATTAAAGCGTTTGGTGATCATAAAGCTGATATTTTGTTAGGTACTCAGATGATTGCTAAGGGTTTGGATTTTCCAAATGTTACACTAGTTGGTGTAATTAATGCAGATACGACATTGAGTATCGCCGACTATCGTGCAAGTGAGCGAACTTTTCAACTACTAACACAAGTAAGTGGGCGTGCAGGACGTGCGGATAAAGAGGGTCATGTTATTATTCAGACCTTTAATCCGGATCATTATGCAATTAAAGATGCTTCTAAACAAGATTATGAAAACTTTTATAAACAAGAAATGTATTTACGTCATCAATCCAATTACACACCATATTATTTCACCACTCTAATTAGTGTGGCACATAAGGATGAGGGGCAGGCTTTAAAACAAGGTTATTGGTTGAAACGTCAATTACAAGAGGCGTTATCTGATCATGCAATTCTTTTAGGACCAACTCCTACGATGATTTCTCGTAAACAAAACAAATATTATTACCAAGTTATTGTAAAATATAAACATGAGCCAAAACTTCACCAAAAATTATTGGATATTTTGAATGATACGCAGGCGGATACTAAAAAGGGATTTACTATTGCAATTGATAATGAACCACAACATATTGACTAA
- the fmt gene encoding methionyl-tRNA formyltransferase — protein sequence MTNVIFLGTPEFAATVLKGLLKEQYNVVAVVTQPDKPVGRKQKLQKSPVKLIAEDENIKLFQPVKLSGSEELEQLKNIHADLIITAAYGQFLPTVFLKSAKVAAINVHGSLLPKYRGGAPIQYSLLNGDKETGVSIMYMVKAMDAGDIISQEKLPIEDSDDNGSLFEKLAIVGRELLLDTIPNILSGDINPIKQDESKVVFSPTISKEQEELDFSQSAKQIFDQIRALSPDPGAFAIFNEQRTKFYGSEVVDIVTDQAAGTVFEVGKKKLVIVTGDKKGLSIKKIQPAGKKVMDIASYMNGLGNNLEKGQRVVKINE from the coding sequence ATGACAAATGTTATATTTTTGGGGACACCCGAATTTGCAGCAACAGTTCTAAAAGGATTATTAAAAGAACAATACAACGTTGTTGCTGTTGTTACACAACCTGATAAACCAGTTGGAAGAAAGCAAAAGCTTCAAAAGAGCCCAGTAAAGTTAATTGCTGAAGATGAGAATATCAAGTTGTTTCAACCAGTGAAGCTTTCTGGCAGTGAAGAGTTAGAACAGTTGAAGAATATTCATGCTGATTTAATTATTACGGCAGCATATGGACAATTTTTGCCAACTGTATTTTTGAAGTCAGCAAAAGTAGCTGCAATCAATGTACATGGTTCATTATTGCCTAAGTACCGTGGTGGTGCTCCTATTCAATATTCACTATTAAATGGGGATAAAGAAACCGGTGTATCCATTATGTATATGGTCAAGGCAATGGACGCAGGGGATATTATCAGTCAAGAGAAATTACCTATTGAAGATAGTGATGATAATGGATCATTGTTTGAAAAACTTGCAATAGTCGGTAGAGAATTATTATTGGATACAATTCCAAATATTTTGTCTGGTGATATCAATCCAATTAAACAAGACGAAAGCAAAGTGGTTTTTTCACCAACTATTTCTAAAGAACAAGAAGAGTTGGATTTTAGTCAAAGTGCTAAACAAATTTTTGATCAGATTCGTGCTTTGAGTCCTGATCCAGGTGCCTTTGCAATTTTTAATGAACAAAGAACTAAGTTTTATGGTAGTGAGGTCGTTGATATTGTGACTGATCAAGCTGCTGGTACTGTTTTTGAAGTGGGTAAGAAGAAGTTAGTAATAGTAACTGGAGACAAAAAGGGTTTATCAATCAAAAAAATTCAACCAGCTGGTAAAAAAGTAATGGACATTGCCAGTTACATGAACGGACTCGGAAATAATTTAGAAAAAGGACAAAGAGTGGTTAAAATAAATGAATAA
- the rsmB gene encoding 16S rRNA (cytosine(967)-C(5))-methyltransferase RsmB has product MNNNLRALAVEALTRVLKNKAYSNIEINNILKNSDLSDADSRLMTNIVYGVLQHKLTLEYQLQPYTTGKNLDYWVKALLMSAIYQMQYLDKIPDHAVLNESVEIAKYNGNQGLGNLVTAVLRNYQRHGARPIPKDDSVKSLSIKFSTPEWLVDLLIEQQGLKKTKTVLETINQPSHISIRVNTKKITPEELIEKLSDKGFEMKNSLISPVGLTCHSGNLVDTEEFRDGLFTIQDESSMLVAPAMDIKPDSSVLDTCAAPGGKTTHIASYLTTGSVMALDIHKPKTRLIRENGQRLGYGDIIQTRALDARKAQDEFESEFDRILVDAPCSGLGLMRRKPELKYFREPEDLMNLQRIQLQILDSITGLLKIGGQLVFSACTFDAEENEDVVMKFLNAHDNYELVPVKHEKSLDKNVNDGVLKLLPSDYFTDGFFVAAFRRKK; this is encoded by the coding sequence ATGAATAATAATTTGCGTGCACTTGCAGTAGAGGCTTTAACTAGAGTTTTAAAAAATAAAGCTTATTCCAATATTGAGATAAATAATATTTTGAAGAATTCAGACTTATCAGATGCTGATTCTAGACTAATGACAAACATTGTTTATGGAGTTCTTCAACATAAACTTACTTTGGAATATCAATTACAGCCATATACTACAGGTAAGAACTTGGATTACTGGGTAAAAGCGTTATTAATGTCAGCTATATATCAGATGCAATATTTGGATAAGATACCTGATCATGCTGTTTTAAATGAATCTGTTGAAATTGCTAAGTATAATGGTAATCAAGGCTTGGGTAATTTGGTAACTGCTGTATTGAGAAATTATCAACGACACGGTGCCCGTCCAATACCTAAGGATGATTCTGTTAAATCATTAAGTATTAAATTTAGTACACCAGAATGGTTAGTAGATTTGTTAATTGAACAACAAGGTTTAAAGAAGACTAAAACAGTACTTGAAACAATAAATCAACCATCACATATTTCTATTCGTGTAAATACAAAAAAAATTACTCCTGAAGAATTAATTGAGAAATTATCCGACAAGGGATTTGAGATGAAGAACAGTCTGATCTCTCCAGTTGGTTTAACTTGTCACAGTGGTAATTTAGTTGATACTGAAGAATTTAGAGATGGATTGTTTACAATTCAAGATGAAAGTTCAATGCTAGTTGCTCCAGCAATGGATATAAAACCAGATAGTTCAGTGCTTGATACTTGTGCCGCACCTGGTGGTAAAACAACACATATTGCTAGTTATTTAACAACTGGTTCTGTTATGGCATTAGATATTCATAAGCCAAAGACAAGATTAATTCGTGAAAATGGGCAAAGATTGGGTTACGGAGATATAATACAAACAAGAGCTTTAGATGCTAGAAAAGCTCAAGATGAATTTGAATCTGAATTTGATCGTATTTTAGTTGATGCACCATGTTCTGGATTAGGATTGATGCGTCGTAAACCAGAATTAAAGTATTTCAGGGAACCAGAAGATTTGATGAATCTTCAAAGAATCCAACTCCAAATTTTGGATAGTATTACAGGTTTATTAAAGATTGGTGGACAACTTGTATTTAGTGCATGTACATTTGATGCAGAAGAAAATGAAGATGTTGTTATGAAATTTTTGAATGCACACGATAATTATGAGTTAGTTCCTGTTAAACATGAAAAATCTCTAGATAAAAACGTGAATGACGGTGTCTTGAAGTTGTTGCCAAGCGATTACTTTACAGATGGATTTTTTGTAGCCGCATTTAGACGAAAAAAATAA
- a CDS encoding Stp1/IreP family PP2C-type Ser/Thr phosphatase, which yields MDYALLTDVGKLRENNQDYVNVFKNKKGIVFGIVADGMGGHRGGDVASDMAVSHLGHNFEESEIDDLDSLREWTIKEISKENDRIVSVSNQFDDLNGMGTTMVGVFFVEETMMVVNVGDSRCYVFHDDEFDQLSVDHSLVHELLETGQISPEEAKNHPQKNIITQTLGVSQTVQPRIKNFDVIDDSIILLCTDGLTNMVSDEEIKEVLSQKIGLESKCRVLIDKANKAGGRDNITALLFASKNGGQK from the coding sequence ATGGACTATGCGCTATTAACTGATGTAGGAAAATTACGAGAGAATAATCAAGATTATGTGAATGTTTTCAAGAATAAAAAAGGAATCGTTTTTGGTATTGTTGCTGATGGTATGGGTGGACATCGTGGTGGTGATGTCGCTTCTGATATGGCAGTTTCTCATTTAGGGCATAACTTTGAAGAATCAGAAATTGATGATTTGGATAGTTTGCGTGAATGGACGATCAAAGAAATCAGTAAAGAAAACGATAGAATTGTTTCTGTTTCAAATCAATTTGATGACTTAAATGGGATGGGAACAACCATGGTTGGTGTTTTCTTCGTTGAAGAAACAATGATGGTTGTCAACGTTGGTGATTCTAGATGTTATGTATTTCATGATGATGAGTTTGATCAACTTAGCGTTGACCACTCGCTGGTTCATGAATTACTCGAAACTGGACAGATCAGTCCTGAAGAGGCCAAAAATCATCCTCAGAAGAATATTATTACGCAAACACTAGGTGTCTCCCAGACTGTACAACCCAGAATAAAGAATTTTGATGTGATTGATGATTCTATTATTTTGTTATGTACGGATGGATTAACTAACATGGTTTCAGACGAAGAAATAAAAGAAGTTCTTTCTCAAAAAATTGGTCTTGAGTCTAAGTGTCGTGTTTTGATTGACAAGGCTAATAAGGCCGGTGGTAGAGATAATATCACGGCTCTACTTTTTGCCTCCAAGAATGGGGGTCAAAAGTAG
- the pknB gene encoding Stk1 family PASTA domain-containing Ser/Thr kinase: protein MDKGYLVGGRYEILGTLGEGGMANVYLANDTKLNRKVAVKALRYDLQDDESVKRRFGREAKATSGLSNPNIVNVLDVGTDNGIQYIVIEYVDGPNLKKYIKTHFPIAYHEVVDIMEQICLAVADAHDHGIIHRDLKPENILVDTSKQPIQVKVSDFGIALALSDRSITRTNSLLGSVHYMSPEQIRGKSATVLSDIYALGIILFELLTQHVPFTGDTAVSVALKHSKEDIPDLKTIDPNIPQPLENAVLRATAKDPDQRYQSVREMCEDLDTCLLPERANEPKFIPIPLDDLGETKVIGEAPLVDDEDKEAPTKKRNKKKRKIILLSLIPIALVLLLIFMIVKGNEETSVPDLRNLTIKQADVMLKGSNLNVGNISKENNDDVEAGHVIKSIPAKSLKLKNGAKVSLVVSLGATYYKMPNVVGKDYDDVSDNLRKRGFKVKVKYKSSSKYESGVIISQSIKAGKKVVTKNKSLTLTLAKTPTVKQKVVKVRDLSGYNLKSIQDYASEIGATLRVTYDYSDTIEDGVMISQSPEPDSVINKGDTLSVVISKGKETETSDDDTDKSDSDNDSDSSASTATKTVSKDVTIPFDSSDSSNTITIYLGDATHSINTVYKSMSISQDTAQTLVFNLKSGQNGSYNIERDGKTVLSGSVSG, encoded by the coding sequence ATGGACAAAGGTTACCTAGTTGGTGGTCGATATGAGATTCTAGGTACTCTTGGTGAAGGTGGCATGGCTAATGTTTATTTAGCTAATGACACAAAACTGAATCGTAAAGTTGCAGTAAAAGCTTTAAGATATGATCTTCAAGATGATGAATCTGTCAAAAGGAGATTTGGACGTGAAGCCAAGGCTACTAGCGGTCTCTCTAATCCGAATATTGTTAACGTTTTAGACGTTGGCACTGATAATGGGATTCAATATATTGTAATTGAGTATGTTGATGGCCCTAACTTAAAAAAATATATTAAGACACATTTTCCGATTGCATATCATGAAGTAGTCGACATAATGGAACAGATTTGTTTGGCTGTGGCTGATGCACATGACCATGGAATAATTCACCGTGATTTGAAACCAGAGAATATTTTGGTTGATACTTCAAAACAGCCTATACAAGTCAAAGTTTCTGACTTTGGTATTGCGTTGGCGTTAAGTGATAGATCGATTACGAGAACTAATTCTTTATTGGGTTCTGTTCACTATATGTCACCAGAACAAATTAGAGGTAAATCTGCCACAGTTTTATCTGATATTTATGCACTTGGAATTATCTTGTTTGAATTATTGACTCAGCATGTACCCTTTACCGGAGATACGGCTGTGTCAGTCGCTTTAAAGCATTCTAAAGAAGATATACCAGACCTTAAGACAATTGACCCAAATATTCCACAGCCTCTTGAGAACGCTGTTTTGAGGGCCACAGCTAAGGATCCGGATCAGAGATATCAATCTGTTCGTGAAATGTGCGAAGACTTGGATACTTGTTTATTGCCAGAACGTGCTAATGAACCAAAGTTTATTCCTATACCACTAGATGATTTAGGAGAAACCAAAGTTATTGGTGAGGCTCCACTGGTTGATGATGAGGATAAGGAAGCACCAACGAAAAAGAGAAATAAGAAAAAAAGAAAAATCATTTTACTATCATTGATTCCAATAGCTTTAGTTTTGCTATTAATTTTTATGATTGTTAAGGGTAACGAAGAAACAAGTGTGCCAGATCTTCGAAATTTAACGATCAAACAAGCAGACGTCATGTTAAAGGGCTCAAACCTAAACGTTGGTAATATTTCTAAGGAAAATAATGACGATGTAGAAGCCGGTCATGTTATTAAATCAATTCCTGCTAAAAGTTTGAAACTCAAGAATGGTGCTAAGGTTAGCTTGGTCGTTAGTCTGGGTGCTACTTACTACAAGATGCCAAATGTTGTTGGTAAGGATTATGATGATGTTTCTGACAATTTAAGGAAGCGTGGTTTTAAGGTAAAAGTTAAATATAAATCAAGCAGTAAATATGAGTCTGGGGTCATTATTTCTCAAAGTATTAAAGCCGGTAAAAAAGTAGTAACCAAAAATAAATCTTTAACATTAACACTAGCGAAGACACCAACAGTCAAACAAAAAGTCGTTAAGGTTAGAGATTTATCAGGATATAATTTAAAGAGTATCCAAGATTATGCAAGTGAGATAGGTGCAACTTTGCGTGTTACATATGATTATTCTGATACTATTGAAGATGGAGTAATGATAAGTCAAAGTCCTGAACCAGACAGCGTAATCAATAAGGGGGATACTTTGTCGGTTGTTATTTCTAAGGGAAAAGAAACTGAAACTAGTGATGACGATACTGATAAATCAGATAGCGATAATGATTCAGATTCTTCGGCATCAACTGCCACTAAGACAGTGTCTAAAGACGTTACAATTCCCTTTGATTCTAGCGACAGTAGCAATACGATAACTATTTATCTTGGAGATGCTACACACAGTATAAACACCGTTTATAAGTCAATGAGCATTTCACAAGACACAGCACAAACTTTGGTATTTAATTTAAAGAGTGGGCAAAACGGAAGTTATAACATCGAACGTGATGGTAAAACAGTATTGTCTGGCTCAGTAAGTGGGTAA
- the rsgA gene encoding ribosome small subunit-dependent GTPase A, whose translation MESKGRIIKSISGFYDVLDEKSHELVRTRARGNFRKRGIKPIVGDFAEYDASGDLGYLLEILPRENSLVRPPIANVDQAIVVTSAVEPKFSSNLLDKILVNIEHNGIKPLIYLTKTDLLSDDSYRELKNTLSGYNEAGYVVFDEVDSYSTSQIDRLESHFADKVTVFTGQSGAGKSTLLNHINPDLKLATAAISQTLNRGKHTTRQVSLFEIADGLVADTPGFSSLELIDIDKEELPTLFPEFVKYSPECQFRGCHHVNEPGCKVKEMLASGKIMQSRYDNYLYFLNEINSYKKRY comes from the coding sequence ATGGAAAGTAAAGGCAGAATCATAAAATCAATTAGTGGATTCTATGATGTATTAGATGAAAAGAGTCATGAATTAGTACGTACTAGGGCTCGTGGCAATTTTCGAAAACGCGGTATTAAACCGATCGTTGGTGACTTTGCTGAATATGATGCTAGTGGAGATTTAGGATATCTATTGGAGATATTACCTAGAGAAAATAGTTTGGTTCGTCCACCAATAGCCAATGTTGATCAGGCAATCGTCGTAACTTCCGCAGTTGAACCTAAATTTTCTAGTAATTTGTTAGATAAGATATTGGTCAACATTGAACATAATGGTATAAAGCCACTAATCTATTTAACAAAAACTGATTTACTTTCAGATGATAGTTATCGGGAATTAAAAAATACTTTGTCAGGATACAATGAAGCAGGATATGTAGTATTTGATGAAGTTGATAGTTATAGTACAAGCCAAATTGATAGATTAGAAAGTCACTTTGCTGATAAAGTTACAGTATTTACAGGTCAATCAGGTGCTGGTAAATCTACATTGTTAAACCATATTAATCCTGATCTAAAATTAGCCACGGCAGCCATTTCTCAAACTTTGAATCGTGGTAAACATACTACAAGACAAGTTTCACTGTTCGAGATCGCAGATGGATTAGTCGCTGATACACCTGGTTTTTCTTCTTTGGAATTAATTGATATCGATAAGGAAGAATTACCTACCTTATTTCCAGAATTTGTTAAATATAGTCCAGAATGCCAATTTCGAGGATGTCATCATGTAAATGAACCTGGTTGCAAGGTCAAAGAAATGCTTGCTTCTGGCAAAATAATGCAAAGTCGATACGATAATTACCTTTATTTTTTAAATGAAATTAATTCGTACAAAAAAAGATATTAG
- the rpe gene encoding ribulose-phosphate 3-epimerase yields the protein MTTKKIAPSILSADIMNLERDVKIAEQGGADLFHIDIMDGHFVPNMSFSPSVVAGMRRVTDKPLDIHLMMDNPDDYIKAFVEAGADTILVHAESTKHIYRSIDLVKSLGARAGVVVNPGTPLEEVKELFPVIDQILVMTVNPGFGGQKFIPGMTKKIQRLDQLRQTSADDDFEIEVDGGINDETIVQCAKAGADIFVAGSYLYNGQDGFKDRVDTLKKLVED from the coding sequence ATGACAACGAAAAAAATTGCACCATCAATTCTTTCAGCTGACATCATGAATTTGGAACGTGATGTAAAAATTGCAGAGCAAGGTGGAGCTGATTTATTCCATATTGATATTATGGATGGTCACTTTGTTCCCAATATGTCTTTTAGTCCAAGTGTTGTTGCAGGGATGAGACGTGTCACTGATAAGCCATTGGACATTCATTTGATGATGGATAATCCTGATGATTATATTAAGGCATTTGTTGAAGCTGGAGCTGACACGATTTTAGTCCATGCTGAAAGCACAAAGCATATTTATCGCTCAATAGACCTTGTTAAGAGTTTGGGTGCTAGAGCTGGTGTTGTTGTTAACCCTGGTACTCCTCTTGAAGAAGTTAAGGAATTATTCCCAGTTATTGATCAAATATTGGTTATGACTGTTAATCCAGGATTTGGTGGTCAAAAGTTTATTCCAGGAATGACAAAAAAGATCCAAAGATTGGATCAATTACGTCAAACATCTGCAGATGATGATTTTGAAATTGAAGTAGATGGTGGAATCAACGATGAAACTATCGTTCAATGTGCTAAGGCTGGTGCAGATATTTTTGTTGCCGGATCATACTTGTATAACGGACAAGATGGATTTAAGGATCGTGTCGATACACTTAAAAAGCTCGTGGAAGACTAA
- a CDS encoding thiamine diphosphokinase yields MKRVNILLGGPKSEYPDELSKSIKGIPGPWIGADRGSLYLIAHGILPELAIGDFDSINKKEQKLLRDNVHDFQKFPPEKDDTDSQLCILAAKEKFEAEEYYIYGATGGRIDHFLVNLFLPYDQRFLSFYDKLYFKSSTNTIRFFRPGRYTIYHEESMKYVGFVNLGPVTHLNILDAKYKLNDFTAMRPVSFASNEFVKDTINFGFESGIVAVIQSKDSK; encoded by the coding sequence ATGAAGCGAGTGAATATTTTGTTAGGTGGGCCAAAGAGCGAATATCCTGATGAACTTTCAAAAAGTATTAAGGGTATTCCAGGACCTTGGATCGGTGCCGATCGTGGCAGTCTTTATTTAATTGCTCATGGTATATTGCCCGAACTTGCAATTGGTGATTTTGATTCAATTAACAAGAAAGAACAAAAACTTCTTAGAGACAACGTGCATGACTTCCAGAAATTTCCACCAGAAAAAGATGATACAGATTCTCAGCTTTGTATTTTGGCAGCAAAAGAAAAATTTGAAGCTGAGGAATATTATATTTATGGTGCAACTGGGGGAAGAATAGATCACTTCTTGGTCAATCTATTTTTGCCATATGATCAAAGGTTCCTGAGTTTTTACGATAAATTATATTTCAAGTCATCGACTAATACGATTAGATTTTTTAGGCCTGGTAGATATACTATTTACCATGAAGAAAGTATGAAATATGTTGGATTTGTTAATTTAGGACCTGTAACACATTTGAATATTTTGGATGCTAAGTATAAACTTAACGATTTCACAGCTATGCGACCTGTTAGTTTCGCTAGCAATGAATTTGTTAAGGATACAATTAATTTTGGATTTGAAAGTGGGATCGTTGCAGTTATTCAGTCTAAGGATTCAAAGTAG
- a CDS encoding NADPH-dependent oxidoreductase, protein MKPIDNTITDLLFKHVSVRSFTNEVLPDEVVKKLVTVAQAASTASFQQSYSIIDVVDENLREKVTQASRNQRFMNQGGRLFIFCADLNRNNQMAKDLGLDVTQTIEGLDATLAGTIDATLAAQNMVIAAESMGLGVCFIGGVRDNIEEVSELLNIPDHVFPVYGLVIGHPKDKLNDIKPRLPFEAVYHKNQYADKIDIVRSYNIKTNEYYNKRYGKKTDRNWARTAVNSLIKLPRSFMKSYLNSHNLSKH, encoded by the coding sequence ATGAAACCAATTGATAATACTATAACTGATCTGCTGTTTAAGCATGTCTCTGTACGTTCTTTTACAAATGAAGTATTGCCAGATGAAGTTGTAAAAAAGCTTGTGACGGTTGCACAGGCTGCTTCAACGGCTAGTTTTCAGCAATCATATTCCATAATTGATGTGGTTGATGAAAATTTACGAGAAAAAGTTACACAAGCTTCTAGGAATCAGCGCTTTATGAATCAAGGTGGCAGATTATTTATATTCTGTGCTGACCTAAATAGAAATAACCAAATGGCCAAAGATTTAGGATTAGATGTTACTCAAACTATTGAAGGACTAGATGCAACTTTGGCAGGTACAATTGATGCCACTTTAGCAGCTCAAAATATGGTTATTGCGGCAGAATCAATGGGATTAGGCGTTTGTTTTATTGGTGGAGTACGGGATAATATCGAAGAAGTATCAGAGCTTTTGAATATTCCTGATCATGTATTCCCAGTTTATGGTTTAGTTATCGGTCATCCAAAAGACAAATTAAATGATATCAAACCACGTTTACCATTCGAAGCTGTTTATCATAAGAACCAGTATGCAGATAAGATTGATATTGTTAGATCCTATAATATTAAGACAAATGAATATTATAATAAACGATACGGAAAAAAGACGGATCGAAACTGGGCAAGAACTGCAGTTAACAGTTTAATTAAATTACCTAGGTCATTTATGAAATCATATTTGAATAGTCACAATTTGAGTAAGCATTAA
- the rpmB gene encoding 50S ribosomal protein L28, whose translation MAKDIITGRKTVFGNKRSHALNQSKRSWKPNLQKVRIMVDGKPKRVWVSARALKSGKVTRV comes from the coding sequence ATGGCAAAAGATATTATTACAGGCCGTAAGACAGTGTTTGGTAACAAACGTTCTCACGCTCTTAATCAATCAAAACGTTCTTGGAAGCCAAACTTGCAAAAAGTTCGTATTATGGTTGATGGTAAACCTAAGCGCGTTTGGGTTTCAGCTAGAGCTTTGAAGTCAGGAAAAGTTACTAGAGTATAA